The Planctomycetota bacterium DNA window GTCATCCGTGACACGACCGGGCAGGTTGTCGCCAAGTCCGGCACCGGCCGCTCCGTCACCGCCCGTTCCAACGCCCTGCGCGACACGCTGACCAAGAGCTGGTCGCACGAGCCGCCCAACGTCTCGATCCGTCTGGGCCAGCGCGCGATTGCTTCGTTGAGTCTGGGCGAGCGTCTGCCCGCCGCCGCCGGCGCGTTCGCCGAGCCGGTCACCACCACCGGTGCGCCGGAGGATCGCCTCGCCTCGATGACCCCGCAGGCCGATGCGGTTCAGTTCCTGTACCTGCTCGCCGACACGCTCGCCCAGGTCTGCCATCAGGGCGTGCAGCTTCGTCATCGCGTCGAGGAATTGACGACGCTCTTTCAGCTTTCGCGCTTGCTGTCCGGTCAGCGTTCGCTGCCGAACGTGCTTCAGACGATCGTGCGTTCCGTCGTCGAGTTGCTCAACGTCAAGGCCGCGGCGATCCGACTGCTCGACGCCAGTCGGCAGGAGCTGGTGATCGAAGCGACGCACAATCTCTCCGCCGATTACCTGAACAAGGGCCCGATCGTGCTTTCGCGCAGCGAGCTCGATCAGCAGGCGCTGGCGGGGGAGGTCATCTACGTCGCCAACATGAGCGACGATCCGCGCGTCATGTACCCCGAGGACGCCAAGCGGGAGGGATTGGCGTCGATGCTCGTGGCGGGCATGGTCTACCGCGGGCAGCCGATCGGCGTGATGCGCATCTACACCGAGAAAGTCACGACTTTCTCGGACAATCGCCGCAATCTCGTCACCGCCATCGCCCAACTCGCCGCCGGGGCGATTCACAACGCCCGGCTCGACGCCGAGCGGCAGGAGCAGCGGCGCATCGCCCGTCAGGTCCAGCTCGCGGCGGACGTGCAGCGGCGGCTCCTGCCGCAGAAGGCGCCGGTGATGGAGCCCTTCGATGTGGCGGGCGTCTACGAGCCGTGCTTCGAACTCGGCGGCGACTTCTATGACTTCATCGCTTTCGAGGACGCGATGGGCATCGTCGTCGGCGACGTGGTCGGCAAGGGCGTGGCGGCGAGTCTCTTGATGGCTTCCGTCCGCGCTTCGCTGCGGGCGCACGTCGAGGATGTCTACGACCTGGACGAAGTCATGGCGCGCGTCAACGTCGCCCTGACCCGGGACACGCGCGACAACGAATTCGCCACCGTCTTCTACGGCACGCTCGATCGCCATACGCTCCGCCTCACCTACTGCTCCGCCGGCCACGACCCCGCCCTCATGTACCGCGACGGCGCGTTCACCGACCTGACCGTCGGCGGCATGGTGCTGGGCATCGACAAGCATCAGACCTACGAGAAGGGCCTCGTCGATCTTCAGCCCGGCGATGTGCTGTTGGTCTACTCCGACGGCGTGACGGACGCATCGAACTTCGCCGGCGAGAAGTTCGGCCGCGAGCGCCTCAAGCAGGCGGTGCGCGACATGGCCCACCGCCCGGCGCGCGAAATCGTCAGCCATGTCCTCTGGCAGGTCCGTCGATTCGTCGGTCTCAACCACCGCCCCGACGACATGACCATCGTCGCCGCCAAAGTGAATCCTCGCGCCTGAATCACCGCCTTTTATTCTCAATGACCGCGCCGCCCGGATAACCCGATTATCCGGGCTTTTTGCGGGTATTTTTGCTCGGATTCCGCGTGCGTTTCAAGTGTCGCCGCGACGCTTGCCGATACTATGGATGGTTCTTCACGAACTTCCCCAGCACCTGTTGTGAGATGGAGGAGCGACCCATGAGCTCCCTGACACCCTCGAGCATTGCCGCGAGTCTCGCCCAGACCGCGCTACAGCAGAGCCAGACCGCCCGCGCCCGCGATGCCGTGCGCAATCGGCAGGATCGTCACGCCCAGAAGATGCGCGAGATGGAGGAGAAGCAGCTTGAGACGATCGAAGACTCGTACGAAACGTCCGATCAGCACCTGACGGTCACCGACGACGGCCAATCCCCCGACCAGAATCGCCGCCCCCCGCGCGACGACGACGACAACGCGGAGCATCCGCACGTCGACATTCAGGCGTGAGACAAGTGGTGATGTGGTGATTTGGCGAAGTGGTGATGTAAGAACCCATTGCCCGGGTTCTCGTCTATTTCAGCAATTCAACAAATTGATCGACCGTCAATCCGGCTTGGCGGATGATGGCGCGCAGCGTGCCGCGATCGAGTGATTTGTGATCGGGAACGACGAGCTGGGCGAACGGATGATCGCGGCGGAGGGTGATGTGGCTGCCGCGCTGGCGCTTGCGAACGAACCCGGCGCGCTCGAGCGCTTTGACGCATTGTGCCCCGGAAATAACCAGCAGGCCGCTCATACGACGAGCGTCATCACATCGAAATGATCTTCGGGGACCGGCAGCCCGTCGTCGGTTAGGGCTTCGGTGTAGGCGGTGATCGCCTCGCGGATATTGGCGATCGCCTCTTCCTTCGTCGCGCCCTGGCTGATGCACCCCGGGAGGGAAGGGCACTCGACGACCCACATCCCATCTTCACCCGGATAAAGCACGATCTGCCGCATGGCGAAACCTCCGATTGGATTATAGATCGGCCCGCGGCGCGATGCGATTCAGGGCTGATCGCATCTTTCATATCACCGCTTCGCCGCTTACACCGCCCCGTGGATCAGCGTTTTCAACGCCGCGCCGGGGTCAGGTTGTTTCATCAGGTTTTCGCCCACGAGCACCGCGTTGACGCCGGCGGACTTGAGGCGGGCGACGTCGTCGTGCGTGCGGATGCCCGACTCGCTGACGAGGATGTCGGTGTTCTCGACCATGGTGAGCAGGCGAAGCGTGTGGTTCAGGTCCGTGGTCATCGTGCGCAGGTCGCGGTTGTTGATGCCCAAAAGGCAATAGCCGGCATGGGGAAATCCGATGTGCGGGCGCACGCGCAGCAGACTGTCCATGTCGTGCACTTCCAGCAGCACGGTCAATTGAAGCTGCGTGGCGAGAATGAGCAGGTCGATGAGCAGCGCCTCTTCGAGGCATTCGGCGATGAGCAGGACGGCGTCGGCGCCCGCGGCGCGCGATTCGTAGATCTGGTACGGATCGACGATGAAGTCCTTGCGCAGGACGGGGAGCGGGACGGCTTCCTTGATGCGGCGGATGTATTCGAGCTTGCCCTGAAAATACTTTTCATCCGTCAGGCAACTGATCGCCGCCGCGCCCCCGGCGTGATAGGCCTTGGCGATGGCGACGGGGTCAAAGTCGGGGCGGATGAGCCCGGCGGAGGGGCTGGCGCGTTTGACCTCGGCGATGACGTTGATGGTCGGGCTTTTGCGGGTGACGGCGGCGAAGAAATTGCGCGGCTTGCTGGAGCGGTCGGCCTGCGCCTCCAGATGCTCCTGCGGAAGACGCGCCTTGGCCGCCTGCACCTCGGTGCGTTTGTGAGCCACGATCTCGTCGAGTATGTTCGCCAACTTCACCGACTCCGCGTAGGGTGGAGCCGGTAGTGTAGCGCGGCCGTGCGGGCCGCTCAAACGCAGGCGAACCCATGCCCGAATCCGATGTCATGACCATCATGGTGCTTGCCTTGATCCATCTTCTGGCGATCGGCTCGCTCTCTCTGCTGATCTATACCAGCGTGCTTTCGCCGCGCGGCATCGATCGCGCCCCGGAACGTCCCGGCAAACTGACGCTCGTCGACCCCATCATCGCCTTCGGCTTCCTCGTCCTCGGCACCAGCGCCGCAGCACTCTTCGCCAGGTCGATGCACATCGACATCGATCAGTGGATGATGCAGTTGACGCAACTGGGCGAAGTGCCCATGGCGATCTACATCCTCGGCCGGGCCCATCTGGCCGTCGAAGACGGGCTCAGCGGGTTCGGCCTGGGCCTGCGCGGGCTCCGCACGGGTCTGATCGGTGCGCTGATCGCCATCCTTGTCGTGCTGCCGCTGACGGTCGAAGTCTCGATGGCGATCGGGAAGATGCTCGAGTATCTGCACATCACGCCGCCGGAACTGGCGCACGAATCGCTCAAACAACTTGTCGAACTGCCGTGGGGTCCGCGACGATGGGGGCTGATCGCCTGTGCCGTCATCGGGGCGCCGATCTTCGAGGAACTGATGTTCCGCGGCATGGTGCAGACGGCTCTCGTCGAAACCGGGGTCATCCGCAATCGGTGGTGGGTCATCCTCATCGCCTCGGTGCTGTTCGCATCGATTCATCTCAACGTTGTGCCGTGGTTCGCGCTGCCGCAGATTTTCGTACTCTCGCTGGGGCTGGGCTTCGTCTACGAGCGCACGGGATCGCTGTACGCGCCGATGCTCTTGCACATGGCGTTCAACGGCGTGCAGATTTATGCTGCGTTGCACATGCAAACTCCGGCCGCCCCATGAGCGTACTATCCCCCATGTCGCGATTCGCCTTTCTGTGCTGCCTGCTGACGCTCGCCGCCTGCGGCGCCCCGCAGGTCAACAACACGCGCCTGGACGCGGCGGACCTGGTCGCCATGTCGGATCAGATGACCGCGTCGCTGATCGCCTCGCCGGCGGTCGTCGCGCGCACGGCGGCGAGCGAGCCGTGGATCATCAGCATGGATCGCGTGAGTAATCAGTCCAACGACATCATTCCCGATCGCGAGAAGTGGGCCTTCATCGCCCGTCTCCGCGCGCAGCTTTCGCAGTCCCGCGCCTTGTCGGAGCGGAATCTCAAATTCGTATTGTCCTACAACACGGCCGGGGAAGTCGCTGAGCGCGTCGGCGATCGCATCACGCCGACGCATCTGCTGACCGCCACTTTCTACTCCGCCACCGTCGCGAATCATCAGACGCGCAGCGACACGTATCTGTGCGCCTTCCAATTGATGAGCGCGAAGGATGATCAGATCCTTTGGGAAGACAAGTACGAGATCAAGCGGGCGGTGATGCGGAACAAGCTGGATTGAGGTCAGCGATGGTGCGATGGATCAATGGGCTTTGGATGTCGGCGGGGGCGCTGCTTGTCATTTGCATCACCGGCTGCGCCCAGCGGACGAATCGCTCCTCCGCCGAGGCGTATTACGATCATGCGTATCCGGCGGCGCGCGACGCGGTGCGCCAGCTCGCCACGGATCGCAAGAGCACGGACATCGTGCTCGACAACATGCGGCTGGGCATGGCGTCGCTGGCCGACGGCGATCTGGACGAGTCGGAGCGGGCGCTTTTGCGAGCGTACGAATATCTGCGCAGCGGGGGGGTGAACACGGACGACCGCACGATCGCCAGCGAGTATTTTTTCGAGGGCGTGAAGGTCTGGAAGGGCGAGCCGTTCGAGCAGGCGATGAGCTACTACTACATCTCCGCGCTGTACATGCTCAAAGGCGACTGGGAGAACGCGCGGGCGGCGGCGTCGAATTCGCTCTTCGCCCTGCGCGATTTCGCGGGTTCACCCGAGAATATGGAGCAGCTCGCCCGCACCGCCGCGGAGCACGATCAGCAGCGCGGCGGCGACTACCTCAAGACGGGCTACAAGGCGATCGAGTCGCAGTTCGCGCTGGGATATCTGATGGCGGCGACGGCGTACGTGCAGATGAAGCAGCCGGCGGATGCGAAGCCGCTGTTCGATCGCGTGCGGGAGCTGCGGGCGGATTTGGCGCCGCTGGCCGATGCGCTGGAGGGCGGGCAGTATGACACGCTCTTGCTGGTCGATGTCGGGCGCGGGCCGCGCAAACAGGCGTATGGGGAGGACGATGCGATGGTGCGCTTCGTGCCGGACGGACGGCAGTTCGCGCAGCCGCTGGCGGCGGTGTTCATCGACGGCCGGGCGCAACCGCTCGTCGGGCAGAAGCCGGTGGTTGATCTGTGGACGCTGAGCCAGTCGCCGCGCTGGTGGTCGCTGGAGGAGATGCGCAAGGCGCGCAGCGCGATCGGCAACGTGCTGCTGATGGGCGGACTGGCCGCCACCGCCATCGGCTCCAACGCCCACAGCCGCGAGGCGACTTACGCCGGTCTCGGCGCCGCCGCGCTGGGCATGCTCATGAAGAGCGGCTCCAAGGCCGACACGCGCCAACTCGAAATGCTCCCGCACTGCGTCTTCATGGTCCCCGTCATGCTCGGCACCGGACGCCACGAAATCGGCGTGCAGTTCCAGAACGAATCCGGCTGCGACGCGGCGTGGCACGAGATCACCGGCGGTTCCGTCGGCAATCCCGCCGTCTACTACCTGCGTCAACACAATGGCAACGGGGCCGGCATGCCCCCGTGGGCCGGCAAGCCGCGCTACTCCGCCGATGTGCTCGACTATCAGCCCGGGCATCTGCCCTACATCCTCGGCGGCGACGATGTGACCCCGCCCAGCGCGGCACTCATCGACGCCTATCACAAAGCCGGCGTGCTCACCAACCTTTCGCTGACCGACCTGACCGCGCTCTATCAGAGCGAAGGTATCGTCTTCCGCCCCGGCCCGCAGGGACGCGATGACACGACCGGCCTGGACCCGATTTACTACCGTCACATCACCGCGCGCGGCCTCGTGCTTTTCACGCCCCGCCCCGGAACGCACGGCTACGAACGCATCACCCGTCTGCCCCATGACCCCTATCAGCCGCGCCATGACGAGGTGAAGCGTATAATGAGCCAGCTTGCGAACCCGGCCCCGGCTCAGGCGTACAAATGACCAACAGGAGCGAACCGTGAGTGCCAACCAAACGTCCCTCTACGCCGCGTTGACCTTAGCCATGAGCATGATCGTCGGCGGGTGCAATTCCGATACGAGCGTCATCGGCGGAACCTACGACGAAGCCCGCGCGTATCCGAAGATCACGCTCTCGCAGGACACGCTTCAGCCCGCCCTCGGGTTTCAGGAACCCGTCGTGACGCGCACATCCACGAACTTGATGAGCGTCACCGTCCCCGTGCGGGCGCGCAGCAACGAAGACCTCAATGTCGAATACCGCATCATCTGGTTTGATGCGAACCATCAGCCGATCCGGCCCGAGGGATCGTGGATGACCGTGCGCCTCGAGCCGCGCCAGCCGACTTCGATCACCGTGACCAGTTCGTCAACCGATGCGGTGGACTACAACCTTCAATTCCGCTGGGCCCGGCCCTGACCAATACGGAGTGGACCTATGAACCGCCTGCTGATTGTTTCATGCCTCGCGCTGCCCCTCGTCGGCTGTGACACCACGCCCAAGAACGAAGGCACGAGCCGCAGCTACCGCATCGAGACGCGCGACGTCGGCGCCGGGCCGAACCTCGGGTCCGCCGATCTCGTCTCCGCTTCCGAGAAAGCCGTCGTCGGCATCGCCGGCGTGCCGGAAATTCAGAAGGCCGGGGACGTGAAGACGATCATCGTCATGGACCGCGTCGAGAACAAGACCTCTGACCCGTCCGCCAATTTTCAGATCTACCTCGCCCGCATCCGCGCCGCGCTTAATCAGAGCGGCGCGACGCGCAACCTCGCCTTCGTCGAGACCCGCGCCAAGGCCGAGGGCATCAAACAGCGCGAAGGCATTCCCGCCGACCAGTCCGGCCGCACCCGCCCCAACTATGCCCTCACCGGTACTTTCTACGACCTGCCGCGAGGCGTCAGCAACTACTACCTGCTGACCTTCCAGCTCGTCGACCTGACCAACGACATCATCGTCTGGGAAGACAGCTACGAAGTGAAGCTTTAAATCGCGTCATGTCCCAATCCCCCCGTTTAGCGATGCCGCTTGCGGCGTGCTTTTTCCTTTCCATTTCAGTCGCCCCCCGATCCCGCCGATAACACGGATATGAGCAACGCCCCCGGTCCATACCGCCCCTGGCGCGACGACAGCGAGCCGATCATCTCGCCCGAGCAGGCGTACGTCGAAGCCCGCCT harbors:
- a CDS encoding addiction module toxin, HicA family, which gives rise to MSGLLVISGAQCVKALERAGFVRKRQRGSHITLRRDHPFAQLVVPDHKSLDRGTLRAIIRQAGLTVDQFVELLK
- a CDS encoding SpoIIE family protein phosphatase — protein: MPPRPAHLTEFIPAPALQRILDTFAGVTGYAAVIRDTTGQVVAKSGTGRSVTARSNALRDTLTKSWSHEPPNVSIRLGQRAIASLSLGERLPAAAGAFAEPVTTTGAPEDRLASMTPQADAVQFLYLLADTLAQVCHQGVQLRHRVEELTTLFQLSRLLSGQRSLPNVLQTIVRSVVELLNVKAAAIRLLDASRQELVIEATHNLSADYLNKGPIVLSRSELDQQALAGEVIYVANMSDDPRVMYPEDAKREGLASMLVAGMVYRGQPIGVMRIYTEKVTTFSDNRRNLVTAIAQLAAGAIHNARLDAERQEQRRIARQVQLAADVQRRLLPQKAPVMEPFDVAGVYEPCFELGGDFYDFIAFEDAMGIVVGDVVGKGVAASLLMASVRASLRAHVEDVYDLDEVMARVNVALTRDTRDNEFATVFYGTLDRHTLRLTYCSAGHDPALMYRDGAFTDLTVGGMVLGIDKHQTYEKGLVDLQPGDVLLVYSDGVTDASNFAGEKFGRERLKQAVRDMAHRPAREIVSHVLWQVRRFVGLNHRPDDMTIVAAKVNPRA
- a CDS encoding DUF1425 domain-containing protein — translated: MSANQTSLYAALTLAMSMIVGGCNSDTSVIGGTYDEARAYPKITLSQDTLQPALGFQEPVVTRTSTNLMSVTVPVRARSNEDLNVEYRIIWFDANHQPIRPEGSWMTVRLEPRQPTSITVTSSSTDAVDYNLQFRWARP
- the trpC gene encoding indole-3-glycerol phosphate synthase TrpC is translated as MANILDEIVAHKRTEVQAAKARLPQEHLEAQADRSSKPRNFFAAVTRKSPTINVIAEVKRASPSAGLIRPDFDPVAIAKAYHAGGAAAISCLTDEKYFQGKLEYIRRIKEAVPLPVLRKDFIVDPYQIYESRAAGADAVLLIAECLEEALLIDLLILATQLQLTVLLEVHDMDSLLRVRPHIGFPHAGYCLLGINNRDLRTMTTDLNHTLRLLTMVENTDILVSESGIRTHDDVARLKSAGVNAVLVGENLMKQPDPGAALKTLIHGAV
- a CDS encoding CPBP family intramembrane metalloprotease, yielding MPESDVMTIMVLALIHLLAIGSLSLLIYTSVLSPRGIDRAPERPGKLTLVDPIIAFGFLVLGTSAAALFARSMHIDIDQWMMQLTQLGEVPMAIYILGRAHLAVEDGLSGFGLGLRGLRTGLIGALIAILVVLPLTVEVSMAIGKMLEYLHITPPELAHESLKQLVELPWGPRRWGLIACAVIGAPIFEELMFRGMVQTALVETGVIRNRWWVILIASVLFASIHLNVVPWFALPQIFVLSLGLGFVYERTGSLYAPMLLHMAFNGVQIYAALHMQTPAAP